DNA from Arthrobacter sp. StoSoilB19:
ATCAACCGAACGGTTGACTCCCGGCTCAACCCTTCCATCCCGGAGGATCAACCGTCCCCGCGATGCCGCCGGGGGCAGCCCCCGGGAGAGTGGAAGGACACAAGAATCCACCCCTGCTGAGAGAAGAAACAACGTGTTCCTGGCAATCCGCGATATCCGCTTCGCCAAAGGCCGGTTCGCCATGATGGGCGGCGTCGTAGCCCTGATCACCCTCCTGCTGGTCATGCTGTCAGGCCTGACAGCGGGCCTGGCCGAGCAGTCGACGTCGGCCATCGACAAGCTGGGCGCGGCCGGCACCAGGCCGGTGGATACCATCGTCTTCGGCGCTCCCGGTTCCGCCACCCCCAAGGCGTCCTACACGGAAAGCTCCGTGACGGCCGCCCAGGTGGAGCGCTGGAAGAACCAGCCCGGCGTCAGGTCCGCAGAGCCGCTGGGCATTACCCAGACCCGGGCCCAGACCGTCAAGGGGTCGGGCACGGCCAACGTGGCGGTTTTCGGCGTTTCCCCGGGAAGCCCGCTGGCACCCGTTGAGGTGTCCGCCGGCACCGCGGTGCTGGGTACCTCGGTTGCGGAGGCTCTGTCGGCCGGCCAAGGCGACAAAGTCTCCCTGGGCGGCGTGGAGCTTTCCGTCGCCGCGGTGGTGCCGGATCAGTGGTACGCACATACCAGCGTGGTGTGGACGGCCCTGCCGGCGTGGGCCAGGGCAGCGCACGTGTCCGACGGCGGACAGCTGGCGACCGTCGTCGCCGTCACCTACGCCCCGGGGGCCACGGTGGACGGCGCCGCCGTCGACGCAGCCGTGCATACAGTCAGCGCCTCACGCGCCGGGTCCTTCCAGGCGCTGGGCTCCTTCAAGAGCGAGAACGGGTCCCTGACCCTGATGCAGGCGTTCCTGTACGGGATCTCGTCACTGGTGATCGTGGCATTCCTGACCGTATGGACCATCCAGCGGACCCGGGACATTGCCGTGCTGAAAGCCATGGGTGCGCCCGGTGCCTACATCCTCCGGGACGCCCTGACCCAGGCCGCGATCGTCCTCACCGCCGGTGCCGCCGTCGGTGGAGCCGTGGGCGTCGCGGCCGGTTCCCTTGCCGCCCAGGCTGCCCCGTTCCTGCTGAACGCGGGCACCACGGTGCTTCCCGTCGTCGGGATTGTTGCCCTGGGCCTGGCCGGCGCCGCACTGGCGGTCCGCCGCGTGACCAAGGTCGACGCGCTCCTGGCGCTCGGCGGCAACTAATCCACCCTTACGAAAGGAACGCCATCATGCCCTCCCCCACCCCCGCTCCCCTGAGCCTGGTCAACGTCACCCTCGAATATCCGGACGGCGGCGGAACCACCACCGCCCTGGACCGGGTCAGCCTCACGGCCCCGGCCGGCCAGCTGGTTGCGCTCGTGGGCCCTTCGGGCTCCGGCAAATCAAGCCTCCTGGCCGTCGCCGCCACCCTGGTCCGCCCCTCCCACGGGCAGGTCATGATTGACGGCACCGATACCGGTGGCCTCAGGGACAAGGAGCTCACCGCGCTGCGCCGGCACAAGGTGGGCATCATCTTCCAGCAGCCCAACCTGCTGCCCTCGCTCACCGCCGTCGAACAGCTCATCATCAGCGACCACCTGCGCGGAAAGCCTGCCAAGGCGGCTCGGACGAAGGCCGCGGAACTGCTGGACGTCGTTGGCCTCTCCGCGAGCGCCAGGAAACTGCCGCACCAGCTCTCCGGCGGCCAGCGCCAGCGGGTGAACATCGCCCGGGCACTCATGGGCAGCCCCAAGGTGCTGCTGGTGGACGAGCCAACCGCCGCTCTGGACCATGAACGCAGCGCCTCGATCATCGGGCTCCTCCGCCAGGTGACCACCGGGTTCGGGGTGGCCACCGTGATGGTCACCCATGACACCGAGTTCGTGCCGCTGACGGACGTGGTGGCCACCATGCGGGACGGCAGGCTGACGGCGCCGGTGCTGACGGGGGCGTAGGGGCCCCTGTCCTCACCCCAGGTAGTGCACCGTAAACGCCGTCAGGAACCCCACGGCCGCGGTGAGTCCGGTCAGGTTGTGGTGCTCCTCGAAGGCCTCGGGAATCATCGTGTCCGCCAGCATGGCCAGGATGCCGCCAGCGGCAACGGAGGTGATGAATGCGACCAGCTCATCCGGGGCGTCCTCCAGCGCCACATATCCCAGCAGCGCTGCCACTCCGCTCAGGAGCGCAATGCCGCCCCAGAGCCCGAACACGTACCCCCTGCTCCGGCCCGCCTTCTTCATGCCGGCGGTGCCGGACAGGCCCTCCGGCACGTTGGAGATGAAGACGGCTGCCAGCATGGCAGGACTCACCGCTCCGCCGGCCAGCAGGCCGACGCCCAGGACCACCGATTCCGGGACGCCGTCCAGCAGTGCACCGACGGCGATGGCGGTGCCGCTGCCCGGATTGTCCTTTTCGGAGGGCTGCTGGTCCCCGGACCGCTTGCGGTGCTTGGCGCCGGCCCTGGCCAGGAGCACGTTGGCGCCCACGTACACCACTGCCCCCGCCAGGAAGCCCGCCACCGTGGGCCAAAGGCCACCGCCCTTGACCGCCTCGTCCACCAGTTCAAAGGCAAGGGCCGAGATCAGCACACCTGCGCCGAAAGCCATGACCGTCGAGACGATTTTGGAGGGGATGGACCACCGCCAGGACACGGCAGCTCCCAGGACCAGGGCAGCACCGGCACCGGTGCCCCATACAAGTGACATCAACCAGGTAGGCATACCTCTTCCGTCCCCAGCGCGGCGGCAATGAAACAAGGGGCAGCAGTGCACCCGGTCACCCTCCACGGGCAGAATTGATGGGATCTTGAGGCAAACCTTGCCATCCCTAGACATTGCAGGTCCACGCTTTAGCCATAGGACCAAACCAGCTTGTGGGGAGCAGGAAGTCATGGGAAGCAGAACAGCGTTGGACAACGAGGTCACAACCGTGGGAGGCGTGCTGACGGACAAGCAGCCGCTGGATTTCCACACGTTGGGACTGGCCGGGTGCATTGACCGGCTTACCGCCCCCCTGAGGCAGCGCGGGACCTCGGTCCACTGGGATACTCCACACTGGGGCGTCGAGATCCCGGCGGACTGCGCGTCCCTCCTGTACCAGTCGGCCCGGGAGGCGCTCAGCAACGCGTTCAAATTCTCGTCCGCGTCCACGCTCAGCATCCAGCTGGCGGCTGTTGACCACGGCATCCGCTTGGTAGTGGCCGACGACGGCACGGGCTTCGACAGCATCCTCGCCAAGAGCGGGCGGCACCACGGCTACGGCCTGCGGCTCATGGCGGTCGCCGTGCAGGAAGCGGGCGGCGCAGTGGAGATCAGTTCCAGCCCCGGCCAGGGCACCAGCGTGACGGTGACGCTGCCGCTGGACTGACCCGCCGGCTCGCGATGCCGGCATAAAGACTCGGATGCCCGCCGTTGCTGGGACGGCGGGCATCCGTATGCCTTATGAAGACCCGCCAGGGAATCAGCGGGAAAGCTTGGCGGCGTCCGGTTCCAGGTCACCGATGTGACCGGGCGCGTTGGCGGCCAGGACCCGTGCCACGAAGGCCGCATACTCTTCCATGTAGTGGCTGAGGAACTTGGCGGTGGACCCGTCCTTGACCTCGCCGTCGTCGCCGAAAACCTTGGGATCGTACTTGACGTAGGCCTCCGGCGCATTCAGCTGCGGTGCGTCAAGGAAGCTCAGGACGGCCCGCATGGAGGACTGCATCACGGCCGTCCCGATGCTGCCAGGTGAGGCGCCGATGATGCCGGTGGGCTTGCGGGCAAAGGAGTTGGTGCCCCAGGGCCGGGATCCCCAGTCGATGGCGTTCTTGAGGGCTCCCGGGATGGAGCGATTGTATTCCGGGGACACGAAGAGGATCCCGTCCGCGGCCTCGATGGCTTCCTTGAGGGCCCGGCCCTCCGGCGGGAAGTCGGCGTCATAGTCGTAGCTGTACAGCGGGAGGTCCTTGATGGGGATCTCCGTGAATTCCAGTTCCCCGGGCGCGAGTTTGATCAGGGCCTTGGCCAGAACCCGGTTGATGGAACCGCTGGCCAGGCTGCCCACGAAATATCCGATCTTGTACGTTGCCATGAGTGGTCCTTTCCAACAGCCGGGCCGCGCCGGCTGGGTCGGTTTGGGTTGGAAATGGCGCCGTCCCAGCAGCCCGGAGGGGCGAAGAAACGGCGGTTGGTGCTCACTGCTTCACCAGTCCAGCACACAAGCCCTGCTGCGGCCAGAGTGCGTGGGAGGTCCTTGACACGTCATGGAGCGGAGCGCTGAATGAGGGGTACCGCGAATCAGCGCCACGAGGAGCAGCCATGACTGAAGATCGCTCACGGAACGACGACGACGACCGGGTCCACGCTGAATCGCCCGCCGAAGGCGATCCGGACGCAGACCCTGCCGACATCCGCGTCCACTCCCAGGACCCCGCCGAGGGAGCAGACGACGACGGGGACCCCGCCAGGAAATAGCCGCCCGGACGCCAGCCCCCGGCCCAGCAGCCAACCGTCCCGCCTGGCAAAATCCCCTTGCACGCACGCCACCTGTCTACTACGTTGTAGGTCATCGAGAAAGCGCTTTCCCACTATCGGGACTTCCGCGCGCAGCAATCACCAGTGGAATTGGATGACATGACGGACAACACCCTCATCAGGTGGATCGACGGGCAGGCACCCGCAGAAATCAGCGGCGGAACCACGTGGGGGATGCCGTTCCCGCGCGGCACCGCGCAAGGTGTGGAGGCGTTGTCAGTTGCGGACGGCAGCGGCACGCCGGTCCCCAACCAGGCCTGGCCCCTGGCCACCTGGCCGGACGGGTCCCTGAAGTGGGCGGGCATTGCGCTGCCGGCAACGGACACGCCCTCGGACACCTATCAGGTGAGGGCCGACGGCGGCACGGCCGCCGAACCCAGCCAGCCGTCGTCGGCCGGCGCGTCCGTCACGGTCACCGAAAGTGCGGACACCCTCACCGTGGACACCGGCGTCCTGCAGATGGTGATCAACCGCGGCGGTTCCACCCTGTTCAGCACCCTTTCCCGGAACGGGCGGGAAGTTGCCCGGGACGCCCGGCTGGTCAGCCTGCTGCAGGACAGCGTCCCCGAGGGCGCGGGAACGGTTGGCCGGGACGCCTTCACCGGCGGGGTCACCGCCGTCGTCCTGGAACAAAGCGGCCCCGTGCGGGCGGTGGTGCGGCTGGAAGGCAACCACCGTCCGGACACTCCACAAAGCGGAAAGCGGGACTGGCTGCCGTTTGTGGTCCGCTTCTACTTCCATGCCAACGCCCGCAGCGTGCGGATGGTGCACTCTTTCATTTGGGACGGAGACGCGGACCAGGACTTCCTGGCAGGACTGGGCGTGCGGTTCACGGTGCCACTGGCGGCGGAGCTGCACAACCGGCACATCCGCATCGCCGGAGCCGACGGCGGGTTCCTCGCCGAGGCAGTCCGCGGCCTCACCGGACTCCGCCGCGACCCGGGCGGGGACGTACGGGAGGCGCAGATTAACGGCCGCCCCACTCCCCCGCCGGATACCTGGAATCCTGACGTCTCGACCCGCCTCCACCTGGTTCCCACGTGGGGCGACTACACCCTCAGCCAGCTCAGCGCCGACGGATTCGAGCTGCGCAAGCGCACCGCCGCCGGCCACGGCTGGGTGGGAATCACCGGCGGCACCCGCGCCGGCGGCTTCTGCTCCCTGAGCGATACCCACGGCGGACTCGGGGTGGGCATCAAGGACTTCTGGCAGTCCCACCCGGGCCAGCTGGACATCCGCGGCGCCGCCACCGGCGAGGCCTCGCTCACGGCGTGGCTGTTCTCCCCCGAGGCCCAGCCCATGGACCTGCGTTTCTACCACGACGGCCTGGGCCAGGAAACGTTCGAGGAACAGCTCGACGGCCTGGAAATCACGTATGAGGACTATGAGCCGGGCTTCGGCAACCCCACGGGAATTGCCCGCACCCACGAGTTGACCCTGTTCGCCTACGATGCCACCCCGCCCACCGAAACCCTCGCGGCCGACGCCGCCTCCGCCGCCACCCCGGCCCTGCTGCAGGCCACACCGGAGTATCTGCACTCGGCGGGCGTCTTTGGCGACTGGGATCCGGTGGACCGGAGCACTCCCGCGCGGGCCGTGCTTGAAGACCGGTTGGACTTCCTGTTCGATTTCTACGCCGGCCAGGTGGAACAGCGGCGCTGGTACGGCTTCTGGAACTACGGCGACGTGATGCACACCTACGACTTTGACCGGCACGTGTGGCGGTACGACGTGGGCGGCTACGCCTGGGACAATTCGGAACTGTCCCCCGACCTGTGGCTCTGGTACTCCTACCTGCGCTCCGGCCGGGCGGAAGTCTTCCGCTTTGCCGAGGCCATGACCCGGCACACGGGAGAAGTGGACGTTTACCACCTGGGTCCCTGGAAGGGGCTCGGCTCACGGCACAACGTCCAGCACTGGGGCTGCAGCGCCAAGCAGCTGCGGATCAGCACGCCGGCCTACCGGCGTTTCTACTACTACCTGACGGCGGACGAGCGCACCGGGGACCTGCTGACCGAACTGGTGGACAGCGACCAGAACTTCCTGGGTCTTGACCCCGTGCGCAAGGTCCGCCCGGATGCCGACACCTACCGCCCCAACCGCGGCGCACTTGGCGTGGGGCTGGGGACGGACTGGGGTTCCCTCGCCGCAACCTGGCTGACGGACTGGGAACGCACCGGCAACCCGCGTTCCCGCGACCGGCTGCTGGGCACCATGGCGGACATCGGGGCGCTCAAGTACGGCTTCCTCACCGGTGAAGCGCTGTATGACCTGGACAAGGGCCGGTTCGACTCCGGCCGCGAGCAGATCCAGGTGTCACACCTCAGCGCGGTGTTCGGCTTGGTGGAAATCTGCAGCGAGCTGGTGGACCTGGTGCCGGACCCGGAGTTCGAGCGGTCCTGGCTGCAGTACTGCCGGCTCTTTCTGGCATCGAAGGAGGAACAGGTGGAAGCCGTGGGCCAGCCGCTCGACGGCATCCATCTCACCCAGGCCCACAGCAGGCTGACGGCCTACGCGGCGGCAAGGTTGCAGGACCCAGAACTGGCAGCCCGGGCATGGGAAAGCTTTGCCGAAGGCGGGGAGCACCTGAACCACGAATCGGCCTTCACCCTGCGGAAAATCGAGCCGCCCCACGTGCTGGCGCCCGTGGACGAGGCGCCGACGGTGTCCACCAATGACACCGCCCAGTTCGGGCTGGCAGTCATCCAGAACCTGGCGCTCGTGGGCCGGTACCTGGACTGACACTCCTGCGTGGCACAAAACCGCGACGGCGGCACCTGGCCGGGTGCCGCCGTCGTACGTTTTCCCCCATGACCAAGTTGGACTCTGGAAACATCCAAGATCAAAAGGTATGTTAGTAAGCATGCTGATGATTCTTCCCGAGTCATTGGTTTCCGGTAGCAAAGCGAAGGAGACGTTATGAGCACGAAGGTGGAAAAACGCATTCTGGTGAACGTACCGGTGAGCACCGCTTATAACCAGTGGACCCAGTTCGAGGAATTCCCGCACTTCATGGGCGGCGTCAAGAGCGTGACCCAGCTCAGTGACGACCGGCTGGAATGGGTGGCCGAGATCGGCGGCGTCCGCAGGCAATGGGAAGCCAAGATTTTGGAGCAGGTCCCGGACCGCAAAGTTGCGTGGGCCGCGACCGAAGGTGCCACGAACGCCGGCGCTGTGGAGTTCGAGGACGTGGGAGGCGGCCAGACCTCCATCCGGCTGAGCCTCGAATACGAGCCCGAAGGCCTGATCGAGAAGGTGGGCGACAAGCTCAACGTCGTGGACCGGCAGGCGGAATCGGACCTGCAGAAGTTCAAGGAATTTATTGAGGACGAAGGCTACGCCAGCGGCGCCTGGCGCGGATCCGTCAATGCCGGCTCAGCTGTGGGCACGCCCGGTGTTGAACATGCAGGGGGCTCCCGCGGCGATTCCGGCAAGGCCGGCGTCTCCGGCAAGGTTGCGGCCGGCGTCGGCATCGCAGCGGCTGCGGGCGCAGCAGCGGCCATGGCTGCCAGCGGCAACAAGGAAGACACCGAAACGCGTGACGTGACGGTTACGCAGACCACTCCCGCGGTCCCGGCAGAACCGGTTGTGCCCGCGGAGCCCCTCACCACCGGCGCCACCACCGGCAGCGCCTACCCGGGCACGGGGACAACTGATACCACAACCCCAGGCACGACGTCGGGGGCCGGCTCCACCGGCTCGGTCGCCGACCTGGGCGATGACAGGATCGGCCACGCTTTTGACCAGACCAACGGCCTCGTGGACACCACCGGCGAGTCCGATGACACGGTTGCCGGCGAAAACCTGAGCGCCGGCGAACGGCGCGAGGACGACAGCAACGCCGACGGCGGCCTTCCGCCTGTGGGTGGCAACCTCGGCGGCCACTGACCCGTCCCAACCCAAGAACCAGCGCCGCCCGCCTTTCCCCCAAAGGCGGGCGGCGCTTTGCCGTCACTGCTTAGTTTGCGGCCCCCGGGATGACGGCGCCGTCCTGGATGACGAACTCAAGATGGTCAGCCATGTCGGCAAGCACAGCAATGTCCTGTACCGGATCAGCCGTCAGGACGAGCATGTCGGCGTCCGCTCCGGGCGCGATAATTCCAATTTCACCGGGCCTTCCCAGTAACTCGGCGGCCGTGGTGGTCGCGGCACGGATAGCGTCGATGGCCGGCTGGACCTTTCCCAGCAGCCTGAACTGTTCGTTCTGGTGACGATGCATGCCGCCCAGCAGGTCTGAACCGTAGACCAGCTTCACGCCTGCTTCGTGGGCCTGGGCAATGGCTTCAAGTCCACTGTTTAGGACAGAATCCACTTTGGCCCACATCTCCTCCGTCAGCCCGGACTCCCGGCCTTCTTCCTTCAGGGCCCAATATGTCACCAGGGTGGGCACCAGGAAGGCGTCCTTTTCCAGGAAGAGACGAAGGCTCTCGTCATCAAGAAGGTTGCCGTGTTCGATCGACCTGACTCCTGCCTCCAGGGCCCGGTTGATGGCGCGGGCAGTGTAGGCGTGCGCGGCGACGTACCGGTTGGCCGCCTCCGCTTCCTCCACGGCGGCCCGCATTTCATCGCGCGAGTACTGGGTGGAGTCGATGCGATCGGTGGGGGACGATACCCCTCCTGAGGCCATGATTTTGATGTGGTGGGCTCCCTTGCGGAGCTCGTCACGGGCCGCGGCGCGCACGGCGTCCACACCATCGGCAACCCGGCCGATCCCGCAGCAGCCTTTGCGGTTGGGCTCATGGTCCTCGCCGGGAAGGCGCATATCGCCGTGGCCACCCGTCTGGCTGAGGGCCCGCCCGCAGAAGTGAAGCTTGGGACCCTCAAGAAGCCCTTCGGCCTGCGCCTTCGCCAGGCCGAAATCTGCACCTGAAAGGTCACGGACGGTGGTGAAGCCCCGCCGCAGCATACCCTGCATGATTCGGGCGGTCTGCGCATACACATAGGAGGGCGGAGTCCAGGTCAGCGAACGGAAGTCCGCGCTCGAGGCCACGACGTGCACGTGGGCGTCAATGAGGCCCGGGATGACATATTTGCCCGTTCCGTCAATGATCTGCGCTTCTTCCGGAGCATCCGCACCCTTCTCTACGCTCCTGATTTTTCCGCCTGCTGTGACTACGTCGGCGACCGAGAAGGTGCCGCCGTGAACGTCCAGGACACTGGCGTTCCTAATGACAAGTGGTTGGGTGGATTGAGTCACGGGCGGACTGCTTCCTTTCCGGTAAAGACGGTTTGGTCTGAATTGATAAAGGCCGATGCGATCTCTTCGGTCGCAGCGGACACAACTGCTGATGCGGTGCTGAGGCTCCGATCGGTGTACTTTCCTTCGGCATCAAGCAGTGCCAACACACCCACCACCGCACCGCCGGAGACCACGGGAATATTGATGACCGCACCGCATCCGAGGGACTGAATCAGGGCAACATCAGTAAACACTTCGGCCAGCGACTCCAGATCGGGTGCCAGGAATGGCTGCTGCTTAGCTATGACGGTTTCCAGCCAGCCTGCAGAGATTTCCACGGACTTTTCAGCACCCAGCGGGTACTCCTCTGGATGGCTGGTGAACACACGCCGCAATACGGAGTCTGCCTGCAGCCAACGGAGTGCGGTGAACAGGATGACTCCAGGATCCTGGCGCAATTCTCCGTAGACGGCCTGGAGTGCTGCGTCGACTTTCGATCCGTTCATTTGCCGCCTCCCACTGCGGCCGGGCGCTCCGGTTCAGTGCGGGCGTTGATATCTTCCAAGGACTTGCCCGCTGTCGACGTTCCAAAGATGACCACACCCAGAACGCCGACTGCCAGGACCACCGTGGTCATGGTGAAGACACCGCCGAAGCCCAGGGTTGCGGCGAACACACCGATGATGGACGGGGCCAGGATGCTTCCCACCCTGCCAACGGCACTTGCCAGCCCTACGCCGGTAGCCCGCATCCACGTGGGGAAAAGTTCCGGCGTGTATGCGTAAACGCCGGCGTAGGTGCCGTTGAGGAAGAAGGAAAGCGTTGCTGCCGCCACCAGGATCATCCCGGCATCGCTGGATTGGCTGAGCCAGAACGCGCTGAGGGCCGAGCCCGCCAGGTACAGGGCGATGGTGTTCTTGCGGTCGATGCGGTCGCAGAGCCAGGCGGCGGAGAAGTAGCCGGGGATTTGGGCCAGGTAAATGATGATGGAGTATTCGAAGCTCTTGGTGACCGTGATTCCGCGCCCCACAAGAAGGGTGGGGATCCAGGAGAAGAATCCGTAGTAGGAGAAGGTGATGACGAACCAAATCAGCCAGATCACGGCGGTCCTGCGACGGAGGGCAGGCGACCACATGACCTTCAGGGCGTTCCAAATGCTGATTTTTTGCCCATG
Protein-coding regions in this window:
- a CDS encoding Tat pathway signal sequence domain protein; this translates as MELDDMTDNTLIRWIDGQAPAEISGGTTWGMPFPRGTAQGVEALSVADGSGTPVPNQAWPLATWPDGSLKWAGIALPATDTPSDTYQVRADGGTAAEPSQPSSAGASVTVTESADTLTVDTGVLQMVINRGGSTLFSTLSRNGREVARDARLVSLLQDSVPEGAGTVGRDAFTGGVTAVVLEQSGPVRAVVRLEGNHRPDTPQSGKRDWLPFVVRFYFHANARSVRMVHSFIWDGDADQDFLAGLGVRFTVPLAAELHNRHIRIAGADGGFLAEAVRGLTGLRRDPGGDVREAQINGRPTPPPDTWNPDVSTRLHLVPTWGDYTLSQLSADGFELRKRTAAGHGWVGITGGTRAGGFCSLSDTHGGLGVGIKDFWQSHPGQLDIRGAATGEASLTAWLFSPEAQPMDLRFYHDGLGQETFEEQLDGLEITYEDYEPGFGNPTGIARTHELTLFAYDATPPTETLAADAASAATPALLQATPEYLHSAGVFGDWDPVDRSTPARAVLEDRLDFLFDFYAGQVEQRRWYGFWNYGDVMHTYDFDRHVWRYDVGGYAWDNSELSPDLWLWYSYLRSGRAEVFRFAEAMTRHTGEVDVYHLGPWKGLGSRHNVQHWGCSAKQLRISTPAYRRFYYYLTADERTGDLLTELVDSDQNFLGLDPVRKVRPDADTYRPNRGALGVGLGTDWGSLAATWLTDWERTGNPRSRDRLLGTMADIGALKYGFLTGEALYDLDKGRFDSGREQIQVSHLSAVFGLVEICSELVDLVPDPEFERSWLQYCRLFLASKEEQVEAVGQPLDGIHLTQAHSRLTAYAAARLQDPELAARAWESFAEGGEHLNHESAFTLRKIEPPHVLAPVDEAPTVSTNDTAQFGLAVIQNLALVGRYLD
- a CDS encoding ABC transporter ATP-binding protein, with the protein product MPSPTPAPLSLVNVTLEYPDGGGTTTALDRVSLTAPAGQLVALVGPSGSGKSSLLAVAATLVRPSHGQVMIDGTDTGGLRDKELTALRRHKVGIIFQQPNLLPSLTAVEQLIISDHLRGKPAKAARTKAAELLDVVGLSASARKLPHQLSGGQRQRVNIARALMGSPKVLLVDEPTAALDHERSASIIGLLRQVTTGFGVATVMVTHDTEFVPLTDVVATMRDGRLTAPVLTGA
- a CDS encoding ABC transporter permease — protein: MFLAIRDIRFAKGRFAMMGGVVALITLLLVMLSGLTAGLAEQSTSAIDKLGAAGTRPVDTIVFGAPGSATPKASYTESSVTAAQVERWKNQPGVRSAEPLGITQTRAQTVKGSGTANVAVFGVSPGSPLAPVEVSAGTAVLGTSVAEALSAGQGDKVSLGGVELSVAAVVPDQWYAHTSVVWTALPAWARAAHVSDGGQLATVVAVTYAPGATVDGAAVDAAVHTVSASRAGSFQALGSFKSENGSLTLMQAFLYGISSLVIVAFLTVWTIQRTRDIAVLKAMGAPGAYILRDALTQAAIVLTAGAAVGGAVGVAAGSLAAQAAPFLLNAGTTVLPVVGIVALGLAGAALAVRRVTKVDALLALGGN
- a CDS encoding amidohydrolase family protein, with the translated sequence MTQSTQPLVIRNASVLDVHGGTFSVADVVTAGGKIRSVEKGADAPEEAQIIDGTGKYVIPGLIDAHVHVVASSADFRSLTWTPPSYVYAQTARIMQGMLRRGFTTVRDLSGADFGLAKAQAEGLLEGPKLHFCGRALSQTGGHGDMRLPGEDHEPNRKGCCGIGRVADGVDAVRAAARDELRKGAHHIKIMASGGVSSPTDRIDSTQYSRDEMRAAVEEAEAANRYVAAHAYTARAINRALEAGVRSIEHGNLLDDESLRLFLEKDAFLVPTLVTYWALKEEGRESGLTEEMWAKVDSVLNSGLEAIAQAHEAGVKLVYGSDLLGGMHRHQNEQFRLLGKVQPAIDAIRAATTTAAELLGRPGEIGIIAPGADADMLVLTADPVQDIAVLADMADHLEFVIQDGAVIPGAAN
- a CDS encoding GAF domain-containing protein produces the protein MNGSKVDAALQAVYGELRQDPGVILFTALRWLQADSVLRRVFTSHPEEYPLGAEKSVEISAGWLETVIAKQQPFLAPDLESLAEVFTDVALIQSLGCGAVINIPVVSGGAVVGVLALLDAEGKYTDRSLSTASAVVSAATEEIASAFINSDQTVFTGKEAVRP
- a CDS encoding ATP-binding protein → MGSRTALDNEVTTVGGVLTDKQPLDFHTLGLAGCIDRLTAPLRQRGTSVHWDTPHWGVEIPADCASLLYQSAREALSNAFKFSSASTLSIQLAAVDHGIRLVVADDGTGFDSILAKSGRHHGYGLRLMAVAVQEAGGAVEISSSPGQGTSVTVTLPLD
- a CDS encoding SRPBCC family protein gives rise to the protein MSTKVEKRILVNVPVSTAYNQWTQFEEFPHFMGGVKSVTQLSDDRLEWVAEIGGVRRQWEAKILEQVPDRKVAWAATEGATNAGAVEFEDVGGGQTSIRLSLEYEPEGLIEKVGDKLNVVDRQAESDLQKFKEFIEDEGYASGAWRGSVNAGSAVGTPGVEHAGGSRGDSGKAGVSGKVAAGVGIAAAAGAAAAMAASGNKEDTETRDVTVTQTTPAVPAEPVVPAEPLTTGATTGSAYPGTGTTDTTTPGTTSGAGSTGSVADLGDDRIGHAFDQTNGLVDTTGESDDTVAGENLSAGERREDDSNADGGLPPVGGNLGGH
- a CDS encoding ZIP family zinc transporter, translating into MPTWLMSLVWGTGAGAALVLGAAVSWRWSIPSKIVSTVMAFGAGVLISALAFELVDEAVKGGGLWPTVAGFLAGAVVYVGANVLLARAGAKHRKRSGDQQPSEKDNPGSGTAIAVGALLDGVPESVVLGVGLLAGGAVSPAMLAAVFISNVPEGLSGTAGMKKAGRSRGYVFGLWGGIALLSGVAALLGYVALEDAPDELVAFITSVAAGGILAMLADTMIPEAFEEHHNLTGLTAAVGFLTAFTVHYLG
- a CDS encoding NADPH-dependent FMN reductase produces the protein MATYKIGYFVGSLASGSINRVLAKALIKLAPGELEFTEIPIKDLPLYSYDYDADFPPEGRALKEAIEAADGILFVSPEYNRSIPGALKNAIDWGSRPWGTNSFARKPTGIIGASPGSIGTAVMQSSMRAVLSFLDAPQLNAPEAYVKYDPKVFGDDGEVKDGSTAKFLSHYMEEYAAFVARVLAANAPGHIGDLEPDAAKLSR